In Ignavibacteriales bacterium, the following proteins share a genomic window:
- a CDS encoding ribbon-helix-helix domain-containing protein → MQKVMLTLPDDLLEEIARAMQHSQQNRSAFVRQAVREHVDRLKKKEREQLMAEGYCEQAKENKRDAKAYLRTTRDLGEDK, encoded by the coding sequence ATGCAAAAGGTCATGCTCACCCTGCCGGACGATCTCCTTGAGGAAATTGCCCGCGCCATGCAGCACAGCCAACAGAATCGGAGCGCGTTCGTCCGTCAAGCCGTGCGCGAGCACGTCGACCGTCTGAAGAAGAAAGAACGAGAGCAATTGATGGCCGAAGGATATTGCGAACAAGCTAAAGAAAACAAGCGCGACGCCAAAGCATACCTGAGAACAACTCGCGATCTCGGAGAAGACAAATAA
- a CDS encoding PA0069 family radical SAM protein, with translation MKKGRGAGFNPPNRFESVTVDKVGEDLAQYFIDPEPDRDVLTKFYSDHTKSILAKNDSPDIPFTYSLNPYRGCERGCIYCYARPTHEYLGFSSGLDFETKIMVKHDAHVLLEKQFRNRNWKPQIVMMSGDTDCYQPIERKLGLTRKCLEVFLQYRNPVSIVTKNALVQRDIDILKQLASLNLVLVTLSITSLNHDLIRRMEPRTSTPAKRLETVEMLATAGIPVGVNVCPIIPGLNDTEIPSIVQEAARRGARYASSTMVRLPNAVKDLFIDWLQREMPERAPAIVNRIRDIRNGNLSCSDFGERLRGEGQIAEAIGQLFHTVCKRLHLNDAKASLSTDQFRSPADAQMEIF, from the coding sequence ATGAAAAAGGGACGCGGTGCGGGTTTTAATCCTCCGAACCGGTTTGAATCCGTCACCGTTGATAAAGTAGGGGAAGATCTGGCTCAGTATTTCATAGATCCCGAGCCCGATCGAGACGTCCTCACCAAATTCTACAGCGATCACACAAAGTCCATCCTCGCGAAAAACGATAGTCCCGATATCCCGTTCACGTACAGCCTGAATCCATACCGCGGGTGCGAGCGTGGTTGTATCTATTGTTACGCGCGCCCGACGCACGAATATCTCGGTTTCTCTTCAGGATTGGACTTCGAGACCAAGATCATGGTCAAGCACGATGCGCATGTGCTCCTGGAAAAGCAATTCCGAAACCGGAACTGGAAGCCGCAAATCGTCATGATGTCCGGGGATACCGATTGTTACCAGCCCATTGAGCGAAAACTCGGACTCACGCGAAAATGTCTTGAAGTCTTTCTTCAATACCGCAATCCGGTCTCGATCGTCACGAAGAACGCGCTCGTCCAGCGTGATATCGATATCCTGAAACAACTCGCGTCGCTCAATCTCGTCCTTGTCACACTCAGTATCACGTCTCTCAACCATGATCTCATCCGGCGGATGGAACCGCGGACATCCACGCCGGCGAAGAGGCTTGAAACGGTCGAGATGCTTGCCACGGCAGGTATCCCTGTCGGAGTAAACGTGTGTCCGATCATCCCTGGTTTGAACGACACTGAGATTCCATCAATCGTGCAGGAAGCCGCACGCCGCGGGGCGAGGTATGCCAGCTCTACCATGGTACGGCTTCCCAATGCCGTGAAGGACCTGTTCATCGATTGGCTGCAGCGGGAAATGCCCGAGCGTGCTCCGGCAATTGTTAACCGCATACGCGACATCCGCAACGGAAACCTCTCATGCTCCGACTTCGGCGAACGGCTCAGGGGCGAGGGACAAATTGCCGAGGCCATTGGGCAGCTGTTCCACACAGTCTGCAAGCGGCTGCACCTGAACGACGCGAAGGCGTCACTTTCGACAGACCAGTTTCGTTCACCTGCCGATGCACAGATGGAAATCTTCTAG
- a CDS encoding DUF72 domain-containing protein, producing the protein MNLDREKIFVGMGGWDLEPFSKVFYPPRPRKDFRKLEYYSQFFDSVEINATFYNTSLSPAHARRWLTDVSGNKDFIFTVKLFNGFTHTYTADYGDVRAVHRMLEPLAAAGKLGGLLIQFPYSFTNIGERRTYLMQLAKAFQPHRLFVEVRHNSWNSPLMYNFFQENKLHMVNVDLPGIKQHMPFTSQSWNGAAYFRMMGRNVMTWDRPFTKHQSGNYLVSDRYRYLYNDRELGDLLALIEQMRQRGSTTFVVFHNDPEANSLVNGFQLRHLVRHKHRVLVPQNLVAAFPALKQISAPVNVQHPLFAEVA; encoded by the coding sequence ATGAATCTTGATCGGGAAAAAATCTTCGTCGGGATGGGGGGATGGGATCTGGAGCCGTTCAGCAAGGTCTTTTATCCGCCGCGTCCCAGAAAGGATTTTCGGAAGCTGGAGTACTACAGCCAGTTTTTCGACAGCGTCGAGATCAACGCCACCTTCTATAACACGTCGCTGTCGCCCGCCCATGCGCGGCGGTGGCTGACGGATGTATCGGGGAACAAGGATTTTATTTTTACCGTAAAGCTTTTCAACGGATTTACGCATACCTACACAGCCGATTACGGCGATGTACGGGCCGTGCACCGCATGCTGGAGCCCCTCGCTGCGGCCGGGAAACTGGGAGGGCTCCTCATCCAGTTCCCGTATTCCTTTACCAACATCGGTGAACGCCGCACGTACCTGATGCAGCTTGCAAAAGCGTTCCAGCCACATCGGCTGTTTGTGGAAGTCCGGCACAATTCCTGGAACAGCCCGTTGATGTACAACTTCTTCCAGGAAAACAAACTCCACATGGTGAATGTCGATCTGCCGGGCATCAAGCAGCATATGCCGTTCACGAGTCAGTCGTGGAACGGTGCAGCATACTTCCGGATGATGGGGAGAAACGTGATGACGTGGGATCGTCCGTTCACGAAGCACCAGAGCGGAAACTACCTTGTCAGCGACCGGTACCGTTATCTGTACAACGACCGCGAACTCGGAGATTTGCTCGCGCTGATTGAACAGATGCGGCAGCGCGGCAGCACGACCTTTGTCGTTTTTCACAACGACCCGGAGGCGAATTCACTGGTGAACGGATTTCAGCTGCGGCATCTGGTGCGCCATAAGCACCGCGTTCTCGTGCCGCAGAATCTTGTCGCAGCGTTTCCCGCGCTGAAACAGATCAGCGCGCCGGTCAACGTGCAGCATCCGTTGTTTGCGGAGGTGGCGTAA
- a CDS encoding GxxExxY protein, whose product MIHEALTGKIISAFYTVYNGLGYGFLEKVYENALAIELRKKGLISEQQKRVEVFYDAQRVGDYYADLVVNDCVVLELKAAEVLAPEHEAQLINYLKSTEIEVGLLLNFGPKPQIVRRILTNDRKASKLTTEDTD is encoded by the coding sequence ATGATACACGAAGCACTCACAGGAAAGATCATCAGCGCTTTCTATACCGTCTACAATGGTTTAGGTTATGGTTTTCTTGAGAAGGTGTATGAAAATGCCCTGGCGATCGAGCTGCGGAAGAAAGGATTGATCAGTGAGCAACAGAAACGAGTAGAAGTTTTCTATGACGCGCAACGAGTAGGTGATTACTATGCAGATCTTGTAGTGAATGATTGTGTTGTCCTGGAATTGAAAGCAGCAGAAGTTCTTGCTCCCGAACATGAAGCTCAGCTGATCAACTACTTAAAAAGCACTGAGATTGAAGTAGGGTTGTTGCTAAACTTTGGGCCTAAACCTCAGATCGTCAGGCGAATCCTCACGAATGACCGAAAGGCATCGAAATTAACCACAGAAGACACGGATTAA
- a CDS encoding XRE family transcriptional regulator: MKHTIAQRIRQARTEKEMDQAKLAAKLDVAVRTVQRWEKGEQVPDSNYLMRIAKVTGVAPHWLLAGAGEMYATSQGESKIIPLPTSRYKRVELVSLPLLSSVPGGAPSLMFHPDYVEKYITVDDIKDSNAFALEVKGNSMAPRIEDGDIIVVSPKLESRTGDICVVRINEEDTVKRVKIEDQFIHLIPLNQEYEPMAVRKKDVSFMWRVVKVIKSV, from the coding sequence ATGAAGCATACCATTGCACAACGGATCCGTCAGGCACGCACAGAGAAAGAAATGGACCAGGCAAAACTCGCTGCGAAGCTCGATGTAGCGGTGCGCACTGTGCAGCGATGGGAAAAAGGGGAGCAGGTGCCCGATAGCAATTACCTCATGCGTATCGCGAAGGTCACGGGCGTGGCGCCGCATTGGCTCCTCGCGGGCGCCGGCGAGATGTACGCCACGTCGCAGGGGGAATCGAAAATCATTCCATTGCCGACCAGCCGCTACAAGCGCGTGGAGCTCGTCTCGCTCCCGCTCCTCTCCTCCGTCCCAGGCGGCGCGCCGAGCTTGATGTTCCATCCCGACTACGTGGAGAAGTACATCACGGTCGACGACATCAAGGATTCAAACGCGTTCGCGTTGGAGGTAAAAGGAAACAGCATGGCGCCGCGCATCGAAGACGGCGACATCATTGTCGTCAGTCCGAAGCTCGAGTCGCGCACCGGGGACATCTGCGTGGTGCGCATAAACGAAGAGGATACAGTGAAGCGGGTTAAAATTGAAGATCAGTTCATCCATCTCATACCGCTGAATCAGGAATATGAACCGATGGCGGTACGAAAGAAGGATGTGTCGTTTATGTGGAGAGTGGTGAAGGTGATCAAAAGCGTCTAG
- a CDS encoding type II toxin-antitoxin system PemK/MazF family toxin, whose amino-acid sequence MPFKRGDIVLLPFPYVQNYKKGKTRPALVVQNNIANEFSPNVIVALISLALPSKAYPMHFLIDLDAEPRCGLTKNSIVKSEVVITIPKEAVVRKLGSLSSMAMKSVDECLRISLALD is encoded by the coding sequence ATGCCGTTCAAACGGGGTGATATTGTCTTGCTGCCATTCCCGTACGTTCAGAACTACAAAAAGGGGAAAACCCGCCCAGCACTCGTCGTCCAGAATAACATTGCAAACGAGTTTAGCCCCAATGTGATCGTGGCTTTGATCTCTTTGGCCCTTCCGTCAAAAGCGTACCCAATGCATTTCTTGATTGACCTTGACGCCGAACCTCGCTGCGGACTAACCAAGAATTCAATTGTTAAATCAGAGGTTGTCATCACGATTCCCAAAGAGGCCGTGGTACGAAAGTTGGGATCTCTGTCCAGCATGGCAATGAAAAGCGTCGACGAGTGTCTTCGAATAAGCCTGGCACTCGATTAA
- a CDS encoding SOS response-associated peptidase, whose product MCGRYAIIDGKKVLVAYTALNKAKITDTVFQELPLYNAAPMQRLPVFAVRHDELVAEPMQWWLIPHWSKDGKPAFSSFNAKAETLDQSKLFATYFKGSRCLIPADAFYEWQRVTTTQEVRGKSKKVEEKHPMCIRMKDEAPMLLAGLFSIWKDATGNERPTFTIITTEPNELMAPIHNRMPVILPEQHIEQWLDRSYKDTANLKQLLAPYPAKKMKAHRVSSFVSNPRNESAECMKEVE is encoded by the coding sequence ATGTGCGGCCGCTACGCCATTATCGATGGAAAAAAAGTGCTTGTCGCCTACACGGCACTCAACAAAGCGAAGATTACAGACACAGTGTTTCAAGAACTTCCGCTCTACAACGCTGCTCCCATGCAGCGCCTCCCCGTGTTTGCCGTCCGGCACGACGAGCTCGTTGCAGAACCGATGCAATGGTGGCTGATTCCTCACTGGTCAAAAGACGGAAAACCGGCGTTCTCCTCTTTCAACGCCAAAGCCGAAACGCTGGACCAGAGCAAGCTGTTCGCCACCTATTTCAAAGGAAGCCGCTGTCTCATTCCCGCCGATGCGTTCTACGAATGGCAGCGTGTGACAACAACGCAAGAGGTCCGCGGCAAGTCAAAGAAGGTTGAAGAAAAACATCCCATGTGCATCCGCATGAAGGACGAGGCCCCCATGCTGCTTGCCGGATTGTTTTCCATCTGGAAGGATGCAACGGGAAACGAGCGCCCCACGTTCACGATCATCACCACCGAACCGAACGAGTTGATGGCCCCGATTCATAACCGTATGCCCGTCATCCTGCCGGAACAGCACATCGAACAGTGGCTCGACCGGTCGTATAAGGACACCGCGAACCTTAAACAACTCCTCGCCCCCTACCCGGCAAAAAAGATGAAAGCCCACCGCGTTTCATCATTCGTCAGCAATCCGCGCAATGAGTCGGCGGAGTGTATGAAAGAGGTGGAATAG